A stretch of the Oncorhynchus clarkii lewisi isolate Uvic-CL-2024 chromosome 9, UVic_Ocla_1.0, whole genome shotgun sequence genome encodes the following:
- the LOC139416171 gene encoding glycogen phosphorylase, muscle form encodes MPKPLTDQEKRKQISVRGLAGVENVSDLKTNFNRHLHFTLVKDRNVATKRDYYFALANTVRDHLVGRWIRTQQHYYEKDPKRVYYLSLEFYMGRTLQNTMVNLALENACDEATYQLGLDMEELQDIEEDAGLGNGGLGRLAACFLDSMASLGLAAYGYGIRYEFGIFNQKIVNGWQVEEADDWLRYGNPWEKARPEYMRPVHFYGRVEHTPDGVKWVDTQVVLALPYDTPVPGYRNNVVNTMRLWSAKAPCDFNLKDFNVGGYIQAVLDRNLAENISRVLYPNDNFFEGKELRLKQEYFVVAATLQDIVRRFKSSKFGSTEVVRVDLSTLPDKVAIQLNDTHPALAIPELMRILLDTEHQTWEKAWDIVTRTCAYTNHTVLPEALERWPIDLFQNLLPRHLEIIFEINRRHLERIANLYPGDHDRLRRMSLVEEGDQKKINMAHLCIVGSHAVNGVARIHSDIIKATLFKDFYEVDPHKFQNKTNGITPRRWLVMCNPGLAEVIAERIGEDYIRDLDQLKNLLEFVDDDSLIRDIAKVKQENKLKFSAYLEEHYKVKINPNSMFDVQVKRIHEYKRQLLNCLHIITLYNRIKKEPNKNWTPRTIMIGGKAAPGYHTAKLIIRLITAVGDIVNHDEVVGDRLKVIFLENYKVTLAEKIIPASDLSEQISTAGTEASGTGNMKFMLNGALTIGTMDGANVEMAEEAGEENLFIFGMRVDDVDAMDKSGYDAMEYYNRIPELKLAMDQIAGGYFSPDQHDLFKDIVNMLLHHDRFKVFADYEAYIKCQDKVSALYKNPKEWTKMVIHNIAGCGKFSSDRTISQYAREIWGMEPSLERIPAPDDPRQ; translated from the exons ATGCCTAAGCCATTGACAGACCAGGAGAAGAGAAAGCAGATATCGGTGCGAGGGCTTGCAGGTGTGGAAAATGTTTCAGACCTCAAGACTAATTTTAATCGCCATCTCCACTTTACACTCGTAAAGGACCGAAATGTGGCGACCAAAAGGGACTACTACTTCGCCTTGGCCAACACAGTGCGCGACCATCTGGTTGGCCGATGGATCAGGACGCAGCAGCACTACTACGAGAAAGACCCCAAG CGTGTGTACTACCTGTCCCTGGAGTTCTACATGGGGCGCACCCTGCAGAATACCATGGTGAACCTGGCACTGGAGAATGCCTGTGATGAGGCCACCTATCAG TTGGGTCTGGACATGGAGGAGCTGCAGGACATTGAGGAGGATGCCGGCCTGGGAAATGGTGGTCTTGGACGGCTCGCCG CCTGCTTCCTAGATTCCATGGCGTCTCTGGGGCTGGCAGCTTACGGCTACGGCATCCGCTATGAGTTTGGCATCTTCAACCAGAAAATAGTCAATGGCTGGCAG GTGGAGGAGGCTGATGATTGGCTGCGCTACGGCAACCCCTGGGAGAAGGCCCGCCCCGAGTACATGCGACCTGTCCACTTCTATGGCAGAGTGGAGCACACCCCCGATGGGGTGAAATGGGTTGACACACAG GTAGTGTTGGCCCTTCCTTATGACACCCCAGTCCCTGGCTACAGGAACAACGTTGTGAACACCATGAGACTATGGTCCGCCAAGGCCCCATGTGATTTCAACCTGAAAGACT TCAATGTTGGCGGCTACATTCAGGCTGTGCTGGACAGGAACTTGGCTGAGAACATCTCCCGTGTCCTCTACCCTAATGACAAC TTCTTCGAGGGCAAGGAGCTTCGTCTGAAGCAGGAGTACTTTGTGGTGGCGGCCACTCTGCAGGACATTGTCCGTCGCTTCAAGTCCTCAAAGTTTGGCTCCACCGAGGTTGTGCGTGTGGACctgtccaccctacctgacaaG GTGGCCATCCAGCTGAACGACACCCACCCTGCCTTGGCCATCCCTGAGCTGATGAGGATCCTGTTGGACACGGAGCACCAGACATGGGAGAAG GCCTGGGACATCGTTACACGTACCTGTGCCTACACCAACCATACAGTCCTGCCTGAAGCCCTGGAGCGCTGGCCAATCGACCTGTTCCAAAACCTTCTGCCCAGACACCTGGAGATCATCTTCGAGATCAACCGACGCCacctggag CGCATTGCTAACCTTTACCCTGGGGACCATGACCGTCTGCGCCGCATGTCCCTGGTGGAGGAGGGCGACCAGAAGAAGATCAACATGGCCCACCTGTGCATCGTGGGCTCCCACGCCGTCAACGGAGTGGCCCGCATCCACTCGGACATCATCAAGGCCACTCT GTTCAAGGACTTCTACGAGGTGGACCCCCACAAGTTCCAGAACAAGACCAATGGCATCACACCCCGACGCTGGCTGGTCATGTGCAATCCTGGACTGGCTGAAGTCATTGCAGAG AGGATTGGTGAGGATTACATCCGCGATCTGGACCAGCTGAAGAATTTGCTGGAGTTTGTGGATGACGACTCTTTGATTCGGGACATCGCCAAGGTCAAACAG GAGAACAAGCTTAAGTTTTCTGCCTATCTCGAGGAGCACTACAAGGTGAAGATCAACCCCAACTCCATGTTCGACGTTCAAGTCAAGAGGATCCACGAGTACAAGAGGCAGCTGCTTAACTGCCTGCACATCATTACTCTCTACAACC GCATCAAGAAGGAGCCCAACAAGAATTGGACCCCCAGGACTATCATGATTGGAGGAAAG GCTGCCCCTGGTTACCACACTGCTAAGCTGATCATCAGGCTGATCACGGCCGTTGGAGATATTGTCAACCACGACGAGGTGGTGGGCGACCGCCTCAAAGTCATCTTCCTGGAGAACTACAAGGTCACTCTGGCTGagaaaa tcATCCCTGCGTCCGATCTATCTGAGCAGATCTCCACAGCTGGCACAGAGGCGTCTGGAACTGGCAACATGAAGTTCATGCTGAACGGAGCGCTCACCATCGGCACAATGGACGGAGCCAACGTAGAAATGGCTGAGGAGGCCGGGGAGGAGAACCTCTTCATCTTTGGTATGAGGGTGGATGACGTGGACGCCATGGACAAGAGCGG ATATGATGCCATGGAGTACTACAATCGCATTCCTGAGCTGAAGCTGGCCATGGACCAGATCGCTGGTGGATACTTCAGCCCCGACCAGCATGACCTCTTCAAGGACATTGTCAACATGCTACTGCATCATGACAG ATTCAAGGTGTTCGCTGACTACGAAGCCTACATCAAATGTCAGGACAAAGTCAGTGCTCTCTACAAG AACCCCAAAGAATGGACCAAGATGGTGATCCACAACATCGCCGGTTGTGGTAAATTCTCTAGCGACCGCACCATCTCCCAGTACGCCCGGGAGATCTGGGGCATGGAGCCCAGCCTGGAAAGGATCCCTGCCCCAGATGATCCTCGCCAATAA